One Bacteriovorax sp. PP10 DNA window includes the following coding sequences:
- a CDS encoding GNAT family N-acetyltransferase — protein sequence MNPQLKITSSINPNDIHKVMSIVATFGANAENIIKIRDYIKNELKELADNRILYLLEDIEPVAMVQLILKNADNRPELANGKEIAHIHALQVSKTHHRQGYGLKLMQLLELEAIARGVKTLTLGVDSDNEKALNLYKKLNYSLMKTLEGRTPEVQLHYLQKRLN from the coding sequence ATGAATCCTCAGTTAAAAATTACATCTTCTATAAATCCAAATGACATCCATAAAGTCATGAGCATCGTTGCCACATTTGGTGCTAATGCAGAAAACATTATAAAGATTAGAGATTATATAAAAAATGAACTTAAAGAGTTAGCTGATAATAGAATCTTATATTTATTAGAAGACATTGAACCTGTTGCGATGGTTCAGCTTATTTTAAAAAATGCAGACAATAGACCTGAACTTGCAAACGGGAAAGAGATTGCTCATATTCACGCCTTACAAGTTTCTAAAACTCACCATCGTCAGGGTTATGGATTAAAGCTTATGCAACTATTAGAACTGGAGGCCATCGCACGAGGTGTGAAGACACTTACACTAGGTGTAGATAGTGATAATGAAAAGGCCTTAAACTTATATAAAAAATTGAATTATAGTTTAATGAAAACACTTGAAGGACGGACTCCTGAAGTACAACTTCACTACCTCCAAAAAAGATTAAATTAA
- a CDS encoding NUDIX domain-containing protein — protein MQEINYQDKVSYFKTNIVPESYKSVLVFIKNGKEWLMVKNKFRNWELPGGHKEGSETLYETAQREAFEEAGVDIKNIVYVGYYRLADGHTTSIVTAEVEKFHEIPSDFETEERKFVSEFPAKLSFNDAVYPWLVRNF, from the coding sequence ATGCAAGAAATAAATTATCAAGATAAGGTTAGCTACTTTAAAACAAACATTGTTCCTGAATCATACAAATCAGTTTTGGTTTTTATTAAAAATGGCAAAGAGTGGTTGATGGTAAAAAACAAATTTAGAAACTGGGAATTACCAGGCGGACATAAAGAGGGCAGTGAAACACTTTATGAAACAGCTCAAAGAGAAGCTTTTGAAGAAGCTGGAGTTGATATTAAAAATATAGTTTACGTTGGTTATTATCGTCTTGCAGATGGGCATACAACATCAATCGTTACGGCCGAAGTTGAAAAATTTCATGAGATCCCTTCGGACTTTGAAACTGAAGAAAGAAAGTTTGTGTCGGAGTTTCCAGCAAAGCTATCTTTTAATGATGCTGTTTATCCGTGGTTGGTGAGGAATTTTTGA
- a CDS encoding ASCH domain-containing protein — MELNALSIVFPGGTNIAQGKKTIEVRSWLPPLDFHGDLVIVENKKFLREDGDVDPEGVAVAIVKIKLTREYLESDIPAAMASRWEPGYYSWELMDVRPINPPGPVLAARGIYKIELDPNFMEQI, encoded by the coding sequence ATGGAATTAAACGCATTATCAATCGTCTTCCCTGGTGGAACAAATATCGCTCAAGGGAAAAAAACGATTGAAGTACGTTCGTGGTTACCACCCTTAGACTTTCATGGGGATTTGGTTATTGTAGAAAATAAAAAATTCTTAAGAGAAGATGGCGACGTTGACCCGGAAGGCGTTGCAGTCGCTATTGTTAAAATTAAACTGACTAGAGAGTATTTAGAGTCAGACATTCCAGCGGCAATGGCCTCTCGTTGGGAGCCAGGATATTATTCATGGGAACTTATGGACGTGAGACCAATAAATCCTCCTGGGCCTGTTTTAGCTGCTCGTGGCATTTATAAGATAGAACTTGATCCAAATTTTATGGAGCAAATCTAA
- a CDS encoding GNAT family N-acetyltransferase, with the protein MSEKNYMFGNFEKEQMLEVLLKADADPLLAGFVYPHDETRKRLPIYNENKLIGFATPRQDKDEVWRMGAIYILPEFRNMGFAKKIIKSFMANRRGRAFIENDNIASQKAYSASSFNAVREDLANDGWWWENF; encoded by the coding sequence ATGAGTGAAAAAAACTACATGTTTGGCAATTTCGAAAAAGAACAAATGCTAGAGGTTTTACTTAAGGCCGATGCTGATCCATTACTCGCAGGTTTTGTTTATCCACATGATGAAACTAGAAAACGCCTCCCGATATACAATGAAAATAAATTAATTGGTTTCGCAACTCCTAGGCAAGATAAGGATGAAGTTTGGAGAATGGGAGCTATTTATATTCTTCCAGAATTTAGAAATATGGGTTTTGCAAAAAAAATAATTAAATCATTTATGGCCAATAGAAGAGGACGTGCTTTTATTGAAAATGACAACATTGCATCACAAAAAGCATACAGTGCTTCCAGTTTTAATGCAGTCAGGGAAGATTTGGCAAATGATGGATGGTGGTGGGAGAATTTCTAG
- a CDS encoding GNAT family N-acetyltransferase, translating to MKLSYKLFDPSSDKELLSNWLSSQEWDFHVNSKTTPEKVMKLIEEGSFTGEENQTFWIRNEQNLSIGLIRLFEMDDLEDGSPLFDLRILNEYRGQKVGETAVNWLTHYLFQNWSSLNRIEGTTRVDNFPMRKVFTKCGYVKEGHYRQSWPNAIGELKDTVRYAILRTDWISKTSTPVNWNDDL from the coding sequence ATGAAACTTTCATACAAACTATTTGATCCATCAAGTGACAAGGAATTACTTTCCAATTGGCTTTCAAGTCAAGAATGGGATTTTCACGTTAATTCAAAAACAACTCCAGAAAAAGTAATGAAACTGATTGAAGAAGGAAGTTTCACCGGAGAGGAAAATCAAACTTTCTGGATACGTAATGAACAAAATTTATCTATCGGGCTGATCAGACTTTTTGAAATGGATGATCTTGAGGATGGCTCACCTCTTTTTGATTTACGTATTTTAAATGAATACCGAGGACAAAAAGTTGGTGAGACAGCTGTTAATTGGTTAACTCATTATCTTTTTCAAAACTGGTCTTCGCTTAATCGTATTGAAGGAACAACTAGAGTTGATAATTTCCCAATGAGAAAAGTTTTTACGAAATGTGGCTACGTAAAGGAAGGCCACTATAGACAATCATGGCCGAATGCAATTGGTGAATTAAAGGATACCGTGAGATATGCAATTTTAAGAACTGACTGGATAAGTAAAACATCTACTCCTGTTAACTGGAATGATGATCTATGA
- a CDS encoding cupin domain-containing protein, producing the protein MKILNANTCTLKDSPSGEKFQVAIGRHEQHGSTKNHTIAIVEIAPGLSSDPHFHKEREESYYFISGNGSAIVGDQEHLIVPGTLIYASPLEKHQFINNGPDPIRYLVITAPCWIPQDSWK; encoded by the coding sequence ATGAAAATTCTAAATGCTAACACTTGTACTTTAAAAGACTCACCATCTGGTGAAAAATTTCAGGTTGCAATTGGCAGACATGAACAGCACGGCTCTACCAAAAATCACACGATCGCAATTGTAGAAATTGCGCCAGGACTATCCTCTGATCCACATTTTCACAAAGAACGTGAAGAGTCATATTATTTTATTTCAGGTAATGGCAGTGCGATTGTTGGTGATCAAGAACATTTGATTGTGCCTGGGACATTGATTTATGCATCACCTTTGGAGAAGCATCAATTTATAAATAATGGCCCAGATCCTATACGCTATCTAGTTATCACGGCGCCTTGTTGGATTCCTCAAGATTCTTGGAAGTAA
- a CDS encoding phosphotransferase family protein: MRTHNHLEIKKLCEQSIAPLMNKYNLGEVKNIKMDTEGWVNPCFFVNQSFVFRFNARDPQLPKYQREFFVFNLLKKSDIPVPQIVYLDDSKEHIGFDVLITEMLPGTNIESDWKNLSIDQRIKVSEEAGKNLFKLNQHLFDFFGELSSSGPLPRTKTWPDYLKAKLSFHLNEAMNLKIIDESVEANIWKIFETHFLELSLVTSSNLVHVDYHLGNLLHHNLKVTAVLDFEWAFAGDPLYDFCRWRSHEEDLANSRDAFLKGYKKTEFSTSELKRMDIYQMIRNIELCSVAKLHFSENEAEEYLSITIQQINKLSVS, from the coding sequence ATGCGCACTCATAATCATCTCGAAATAAAAAAACTCTGTGAGCAATCAATTGCTCCTTTAATGAACAAGTACAATCTTGGAGAAGTTAAAAACATTAAAATGGACACTGAAGGGTGGGTGAATCCATGTTTTTTTGTGAATCAATCGTTTGTCTTTCGCTTTAATGCGAGAGACCCACAGCTTCCAAAATATCAACGTGAGTTTTTTGTTTTTAATTTGCTAAAAAAAAGCGACATACCTGTTCCCCAAATTGTTTATCTTGATGACTCAAAAGAGCATATCGGCTTTGATGTATTAATCACTGAAATGCTTCCTGGAACAAACATAGAAAGTGATTGGAAAAATTTAAGTATTGATCAAAGAATAAAAGTTTCTGAAGAAGCTGGTAAAAATCTTTTTAAATTAAATCAACATTTATTTGATTTTTTTGGAGAACTTTCATCGTCGGGACCACTGCCTAGAACCAAAACATGGCCTGATTACCTCAAAGCAAAACTTTCTTTTCATCTTAATGAGGCAATGAATCTTAAGATTATAGATGAAAGTGTTGAAGCAAATATATGGAAAATATTTGAAACTCATTTTCTAGAACTTTCTCTAGTGACTTCATCTAATCTAGTTCATGTTGATTATCACTTAGGCAATCTTCTACATCATAACCTTAAAGTAACTGCCGTTCTTGATTTTGAATGGGCATTCGCAGGAGACCCATTATACGATTTTTGCAGATGGAGATCTCACGAAGAAGACTTGGCCAACAGTAGAGATGCTTTCTTAAAAGGTTACAAGAAAACAGAGTTCTCAACGTCTGAACTTAAAAGAATGGATATTTATCAAATGATTCGCAATATTGAGCTTTGCTCAGTGGCCAAATTACATTTTAGTGAGAATGAAGCTGAAGAGTATTTAAGTATAACCATTCAACAGATTAATAAATTATCAGTTAGTTAG
- a CDS encoding FAD-binding oxidoreductase, translating to MKTKSFYSFPEVVAHIKTARPTLFHSSQTSTVIPFEKLDGALGSETVLGNLSTIKGNLEMLSNGNLKVTGFVTWKEAKEFCLQHGREIMTSPTEELAGVLAGIATSCTGERSFGFKNLRSQIVELTFVDYEGKDVTLYADRKLECGIDLSTYQADFAHYKLYKNAPYPRLEFETDLMTGTEGQLGVIESAVLRTIEHFPETFIFMLLPRWEEDFKPHLEVFKAVQNFRTQVRACEFIDSNSLSYLPTEKNPGKNQDVIFLEIRKDEFEDIYENLLSHLTLINEDQIFEMDATKCRDLRVSVPRAIFERNSQMGVTKKGTDVQVSPERFEDLLNHYREMGKVGVAYNLFGHFGDAHLHFNFMPTPDKNDFCNAQLESLYSKVLEWKGSPFAEHGIGLLKRKFIAPFYNDHQKSVFRALKNKYDPKGQFFPEGFMTC from the coding sequence ATGAAGACAAAAAGCTTTTACTCATTTCCCGAAGTTGTAGCGCATATTAAGACGGCACGGCCGACTTTGTTTCATTCTTCGCAAACATCGACAGTTATTCCTTTCGAAAAACTCGATGGAGCGCTTGGAAGCGAGACTGTATTGGGAAATCTTTCAACGATTAAAGGAAATCTGGAAATGCTCTCAAATGGAAATTTGAAAGTGACGGGTTTTGTAACGTGGAAAGAGGCAAAAGAGTTTTGCTTACAACACGGAAGAGAAATCATGACGTCTCCAACGGAAGAGCTCGCAGGAGTTCTGGCCGGTATCGCGACAAGCTGTACAGGGGAGAGATCGTTTGGTTTTAAAAATCTTCGTTCGCAAATTGTTGAGCTGACTTTTGTTGATTATGAAGGGAAAGATGTCACTCTTTACGCTGATAGAAAATTAGAGTGTGGGATTGATCTCTCAACTTACCAAGCAGACTTCGCTCATTACAAACTTTATAAAAATGCTCCCTACCCAAGACTAGAATTCGAAACTGATCTTATGACTGGGACAGAAGGACAGTTGGGTGTAATTGAGAGTGCAGTTCTAAGAACGATAGAGCACTTTCCAGAGACTTTTATTTTTATGTTACTTCCTCGTTGGGAAGAAGACTTTAAACCTCACTTAGAGGTGTTTAAGGCCGTTCAAAACTTTAGAACACAGGTTCGTGCTTGCGAATTCATTGATTCGAATTCACTTTCATATCTTCCGACGGAAAAAAATCCTGGAAAGAATCAAGACGTCATTTTTTTAGAAATTAGAAAAGATGAATTCGAAGATATCTATGAAAACTTACTTAGCCATTTAACTTTAATCAACGAAGATCAGATTTTCGAAATGGATGCCACTAAGTGCCGCGACCTGAGAGTAAGTGTTCCCCGTGCTATTTTTGAGAGAAATAGTCAGATGGGAGTGACGAAAAAAGGAACGGATGTACAGGTGAGTCCTGAGAGATTCGAAGACCTTTTAAACCATTACAGAGAGATGGGGAAGGTTGGAGTAGCCTATAATTTATTTGGCCACTTCGGTGATGCGCATTTGCACTTTAACTTTATGCCGACTCCTGATAAGAATGACTTCTGTAACGCTCAACTGGAATCCCTTTACTCTAAAGTTTTAGAGTGGAAAGGCTCTCCATTTGCTGAGCATGGAATCGGACTTTTAAAGAGAAAATTTATTGCACCATTTTACAACGACCATCAAAAAAGTGTCTTCAGAGCACTTAAAAATAAATACGATCCTAAGGGACAATTTTTTCCTGAGGGATTTATGACATGTTAA
- the rsgA gene encoding ribosome small subunit-dependent GTPase A, whose product MLRKARVFKSGKREFECKIFETNEMVMATALGNLLKGDENSIVVGDYVMIDEHNTIMEVLKRTNEMFRLIVREQKKKVTASNCDLMVIVSSVSRPEYKRGIVDRFLVRAHQWGIRPLMVFNKMDEYDSATLDIKFEFDRMNNLGIECFEVSAAKQDYKNQFLELGLEDLKQRLQGKTSIFLGQSGVGKSKLISAASEGKINLLSRDVGKVGKGKHTTTWSEIVDCDTMSLMDSPGIRSFGVEDLLEEDLITYFPDIEEGAVQCKFSNCAHTEDSPGCFFYSKLDQNAYETTLIMSRLESYLRMREEISETPSYLKK is encoded by the coding sequence ATGTTAAGAAAGGCACGCGTCTTTAAATCCGGTAAAAGAGAATTCGAATGCAAAATCTTCGAGACAAATGAAATGGTCATGGCCACGGCATTGGGGAATCTTCTTAAGGGAGATGAAAACTCAATTGTTGTCGGCGACTATGTCATGATCGATGAACACAATACGATTATGGAAGTGCTGAAGCGTACCAATGAAATGTTTCGTCTGATTGTTCGTGAACAAAAGAAAAAAGTAACAGCATCAAACTGTGACCTGATGGTTATCGTGAGTTCTGTTTCTCGTCCGGAATATAAAAGAGGAATCGTTGATCGATTCCTGGTTCGTGCTCATCAATGGGGGATTCGTCCTCTGATGGTTTTTAACAAGATGGATGAATACGATTCAGCCACTCTTGATATCAAGTTTGAATTTGATCGCATGAATAACTTAGGCATTGAGTGCTTTGAAGTTTCAGCGGCGAAACAAGATTATAAAAATCAATTTTTGGAATTAGGTTTAGAAGACCTGAAGCAAAGACTACAAGGAAAGACGTCGATCTTTTTAGGCCAGTCGGGTGTGGGGAAAAGTAAACTTATCAGTGCGGCTTCAGAGGGGAAAATCAATCTTCTTTCTCGTGATGTTGGTAAAGTGGGTAAGGGAAAGCACACGACAACCTGGAGTGAGATTGTTGACTGCGATACTATGTCTTTAATGGATTCTCCCGGGATCAGATCCTTTGGGGTAGAGGATTTATTAGAGGAAGACCTAATAACGTACTTTCCAGATATCGAAGAAGGTGCGGTTCAATGTAAGTTCTCGAATTGTGCACACACGGAAGATTCACCAGGGTGTTTTTTCTATTCTAAACTTGACCAAAACGCTTACGAAACAACACTTATCATGTCGAGATTAGAATCCTATCTTCGAATGAGAGAAGAAATTTCCGAGACACCAAGTTATCTAAAAAAATAG
- a CDS encoding PilZ domain-containing protein, translating into MSEFKVLDFNKKKADTIEQKRRAFNRIVFQNFLGAYSVIDDNGSIYPVTMVDIAGDGCSFQVPWNPTRDKKLASGFEVNMRMYFTDKSYIPVIMNVRHGKEVLGSDGITYMQYGCEFDKTVATFEAMQSFIDFIYRFAEHSAIDKGDTKVYFR; encoded by the coding sequence ATGTCTGAATTTAAAGTACTAGATTTCAACAAGAAAAAAGCAGATACAATTGAACAAAAGCGCAGAGCTTTTAATCGTATTGTTTTCCAAAATTTTTTGGGAGCGTATTCGGTTATTGATGATAATGGATCAATTTATCCTGTAACGATGGTAGATATCGCAGGGGATGGTTGTTCATTTCAGGTTCCTTGGAATCCAACACGAGATAAAAAATTAGCGTCTGGTTTTGAAGTGAACATGAGAATGTATTTCACAGATAAATCATATATTCCTGTGATCATGAATGTACGCCACGGTAAAGAAGTCCTGGGTTCTGACGGGATTACTTACATGCAATATGGGTGTGAATTCGATAAGACCGTAGCGACATTTGAAGCTATGCAAAGCTTTATTGATTTCATTTACAGATTTGCAGAGCATTCAGCTATCGATAAAGGTGACACTAAGGTCTATTTCAGATAA
- a CDS encoding FAD/NAD(P)-binding oxidoreductase translates to MKMAIVGSGPLAILAAHHFDQIGAEVSLFQRSPLGGNLRTLMDTHPEFKITFENKETTLKEFFEKVMVPAVSDLEQYNLTKHGDVLRVHKRFLSKGEVVPGRTRLYDLFRVVFSRNPQETIVKQMEESPELFAHLGEEVIQSLHKPVESFDDFDIVIEARGFGKTPNPMGAGNSLALNENNLKDSSLLFYEKDIFTKLNLENKKTVILVGNGPTCMLALLKFNDWLLTNPGHELHWVTNEKADTSSGVKWLDQQVTAFRKEIEDRFDKAKLTYETKIREWRDLEDYVKVKVPKPIEPTPLLVVHEGYDVTSVDRLLDREGVFTTIESPDFREFATKPSDMMTLAADALCIARGVSAESLAGNSMLDTEPGFYVLNSLSIDTALEDIKKIEQDILNYFKKA, encoded by the coding sequence ATGAAAATGGCCATCGTTGGCTCTGGTCCACTAGCAATCTTAGCAGCTCATCACTTCGATCAAATCGGGGCTGAGGTTTCGTTATTCCAAAGATCTCCTTTGGGCGGAAACTTGCGTACACTTATGGACACCCACCCAGAATTTAAAATTACATTTGAAAATAAAGAAACCACACTCAAAGAATTTTTTGAGAAGGTGATGGTTCCTGCTGTGTCTGATTTAGAACAATATAATCTGACAAAACATGGTGACGTTCTTCGCGTACATAAAAGATTTCTATCGAAAGGGGAAGTGGTCCCAGGTAGAACCAGACTTTATGATTTGTTCCGCGTGGTTTTTTCGAGAAATCCACAAGAGACGATTGTAAAACAAATGGAAGAGAGCCCTGAGCTCTTTGCTCACCTTGGTGAAGAAGTGATTCAATCGCTTCATAAACCAGTGGAGAGTTTTGATGATTTCGATATTGTTATCGAAGCCCGTGGTTTTGGAAAAACTCCAAATCCAATGGGAGCAGGTAATAGTCTTGCTTTAAATGAGAACAATCTAAAAGACAGCTCACTGCTGTTTTATGAAAAAGATATTTTCACAAAACTAAATTTAGAAAATAAAAAAACGGTGATCTTAGTTGGTAACGGGCCTACGTGTATGCTGGCACTGTTAAAGTTTAATGACTGGCTTTTAACAAATCCAGGCCATGAACTTCACTGGGTGACTAATGAGAAAGCTGATACATCTTCTGGTGTAAAGTGGCTCGATCAGCAAGTCACAGCATTTCGCAAAGAAATTGAAGATCGTTTTGATAAAGCGAAACTGACATATGAAACAAAGATTCGTGAGTGGCGCGATCTGGAAGATTACGTAAAAGTAAAAGTTCCAAAACCGATTGAACCAACACCATTACTGGTTGTTCATGAAGGTTATGACGTAACGTCAGTCGATAGATTATTAGACCGCGAAGGTGTCTTCACAACGATTGAGAGTCCTGACTTCAGAGAGTTTGCGACGAAGCCATCAGACATGATGACACTCGCTGCAGACGCACTTTGTATTGCTCGTGGAGTAAGTGCAGAGTCTCTTGCTGGAAACAGCATGCTGGACACTGAACCTGGTTTCTACGTGCTTAATTCACTATCGATCGATACAGCTTTAGAAGACATTAAAAAAATAGAACAAGATATTTTAAACTACTTTAAGAAAGCATAG
- a CDS encoding peptidylprolyl isomerase — MFGMGVKKSDYKENLDRVTAVFTTNMGEFEAELFAKEAPETVWNFINLAEGRQETPAKTGPYYDGLVFHRVIDNFMIQGGCPEGSGRGGPGYKFQDETQPGLRHTAPGILSMANAGPGTNGSQFFITLVPTPHLDGRHTVFGKITSGMDVVSKIGKTPVGAGDRPVKEVKIEKVTIKR, encoded by the coding sequence ATGTTTGGAATGGGCGTAAAGAAAAGTGACTACAAAGAAAACCTTGACCGTGTAACGGCAGTTTTCACAACTAACATGGGAGAGTTCGAAGCTGAACTTTTCGCAAAAGAAGCACCAGAGACAGTTTGGAACTTCATCAACCTTGCAGAAGGAAGACAAGAAACTCCAGCTAAAACTGGGCCATACTACGATGGATTAGTTTTCCACCGTGTAATTGATAACTTCATGATCCAAGGTGGATGCCCAGAAGGTTCAGGAAGAGGCGGACCAGGATATAAATTCCAAGATGAAACTCAACCAGGTCTTCGTCATACGGCTCCTGGAATTCTTTCTATGGCAAACGCAGGACCGGGAACAAACGGATCTCAATTTTTCATTACGCTAGTGCCAACTCCACATTTAGATGGAAGACACACTGTATTTGGAAAAATTACATCTGGAATGGATGTTGTTTCTAAAATTGGAAAAACTCCAGTTGGTGCAGGCGACCGTCCAGTGAAAGAAGTAAAAATTGAGAAAGTTACGATCAAGAGATAA
- the recJ gene encoding single-stranded-DNA-specific exonuclease RecJ — protein sequence MQQLHPIIQRLFDKKGFTHKMIEDFLSWDLKTIPDMSSLKDLEKASARIIEAIDREEKIGIYGDYDVDGTTSCALLFHFFKMLGVNVSTVQPSRFIEGYGLHLSSIDEAVENKLKILITVDCGISNNEAADYALEKGLDLIITDHHKDARETMPNAFAVINPNRRDEIDNPDYDQLKTMAGVTVGFALAMQIRNDLIKKGQKIPSIYSLLQFVAIGTICDLAHLSPLNLKLVRHGLKLLKDTEYPGLRAFFTSEELKAKTIPSEKLAFHIGPLINSKGRLEHPEASLALLICDNAEKAREYYDLLVSCNTERKFIQSEVFTEARDQVKQELKYFDGEHLITIVYQPHWHEGVIGIVASKLVETFKVPAIVFTDSEHDGIIKASCRSAGNLDIFSLLKAEEALFLKFGGHKAAAGLSMPKENLRAFIDNMNARLKDIPAITRTRMDFYDLDIDATEINPQLMRDLDLLEPFGMGNEKPKFRIKGVKLESFDLMKDVHVRWSLSKEKVKLKGISFNYIGKHEASSPAEIYSTQNLKHEDLSVYFTLGLNRFNGNESIQLMVDKVEFD from the coding sequence ATGCAACAACTCCATCCTATCATTCAAAGACTTTTTGATAAAAAAGGCTTCACTCACAAGATGATTGAAGATTTTCTATCTTGGGATTTAAAAACCATTCCAGACATGAGTTCGCTCAAAGATCTGGAGAAGGCCTCGGCCCGTATTATCGAAGCGATTGATCGCGAAGAGAAAATCGGGATCTATGGCGACTATGATGTGGATGGAACAACTTCGTGTGCTCTACTCTTCCACTTTTTTAAAATGCTTGGAGTGAACGTAAGTACGGTTCAGCCTTCGCGCTTTATTGAAGGGTACGGACTTCATCTTTCAAGTATTGATGAGGCCGTTGAAAACAAACTTAAAATTTTAATCACTGTCGACTGCGGTATCAGCAATAACGAAGCAGCAGACTACGCTCTCGAAAAAGGTCTGGACCTGATCATCACTGATCACCATAAAGATGCCCGCGAGACGATGCCTAATGCCTTTGCAGTCATCAATCCAAACAGACGTGATGAAATAGATAACCCTGATTACGATCAGCTTAAAACGATGGCCGGAGTGACTGTAGGGTTTGCTCTTGCGATGCAAATCAGAAATGACCTGATTAAAAAAGGTCAAAAGATTCCTTCGATCTACTCTCTTCTTCAATTTGTGGCGATTGGAACAATTTGTGACCTTGCTCACTTAAGTCCACTCAATTTAAAACTGGTTCGCCATGGTTTAAAACTTTTAAAAGATACAGAGTACCCTGGGCTTCGCGCTTTCTTTACAAGTGAAGAGTTAAAAGCAAAAACAATTCCTTCTGAAAAACTGGCCTTTCATATTGGACCTTTGATTAACTCAAAAGGACGTCTGGAGCATCCAGAAGCTTCCCTTGCACTTTTAATCTGCGACAATGCTGAAAAGGCACGCGAGTACTACGATCTTCTGGTGAGCTGTAATACAGAAAGAAAATTCATTCAGAGTGAAGTTTTCACTGAAGCTCGCGACCAGGTAAAACAAGAATTAAAATACTTTGATGGTGAACATCTTATAACCATCGTTTATCAACCACACTGGCATGAAGGTGTTATTGGTATCGTGGCCTCTAAGTTAGTTGAGACATTTAAAGTGCCAGCAATTGTGTTTACCGATTCAGAACATGACGGGATTATCAAAGCGTCTTGCAGAAGTGCCGGCAACCTGGATATTTTCAGTTTACTAAAAGCTGAAGAAGCATTGTTTTTGAAGTTTGGAGGCCATAAGGCCGCAGCTGGATTATCAATGCCGAAAGAAAACCTTCGCGCTTTTATTGATAACATGAATGCACGTTTAAAAGACATTCCGGCGATCACTCGTACAAGAATGGATTTTTATGACCTGGATATCGATGCGACTGAAATTAATCCTCAGTTAATGCGCGATTTAGATTTATTAGAACCATTTGGAATGGGGAATGAAAAACCAAAGTTCCGTATCAAAGGTGTGAAGCTTGAATCATTTGATTTGATGAAAGATGTGCACGTGAGATGGAGTCTTTCAAAAGAGAAAGTAAAACTGAAAGGGATTAGTTTTAATTATATTGGAAAACATGAAGCAAGTTCTCCGGCAGAGATTTACTCTACTCAGAATTTGAAACATGAAGACCTGTCGGTTTATTTTACGTTGGGGCTAAATCGCTTTAATGGGAATGAGTCGATACAGTTGATGGTTGATAAAGTTGAATTTGACTAG